In Sphingobacteriaceae bacterium, the following are encoded in one genomic region:
- a CDS encoding response regulator, producing the protein MKTISKILLVEDELLIANVLKIILVKKNFEVKHVTSEEEAVQAATEIQPDLIILDIQLKNKGNGIQAAIKIRNNGIVCPIAFTTGNSYEDTKKQIEEIKQSHLFIKPVDIDQIIGYINIYYNHL; encoded by the coding sequence GTGAAAACAATTTCTAAAATATTATTGGTAGAAGATGAGTTGCTAATTGCGAACGTCTTAAAAATTATTTTGGTAAAAAAGAATTTTGAAGTTAAACATGTTACAAGTGAAGAAGAAGCTGTTCAGGCTGCGACTGAAATACAACCTGATTTGATTATTTTAGATATACAATTAAAAAATAAAGGTAATGGTATTCAGGCCGCAATTAAAATCAGGAATAATGGAATTGTTTGTCCCATTGCATTTACCACCGGCAATTCATATGAAGATACTAAAAAACAAATTGAGGAGATAAAACAAAGTCATTTATTTATTAAACCGGTGGATATCGATCAAATTATAGGTTATATTAATATTTATTATAATCATTTATAA
- a CDS encoding undecaprenyl/decaprenyl-phosphate alpha-N-acetylglucosaminyl 1-phosphate transferase: MIINYILLKFVQTLGIRGKEQQQVRWNPNSKPALGGISFYVIFLFAFIVTIFISEKSNTINLRLSGILIAGTLAFVMGLADDAFNTQPLLKFLTQVICGFVLIATGHSIGIFQNDFLNYILTVLWVVGFMNSINMLDNMDGISTIVSICICLFTILLNITLMQTKSYASILSIGLLGALCGFLIYNFHPSKMFMGDTGSQFLGLFLACMGIDNCWNTDLQSDFNFNHTILNFLIVALVFLIPLVDTITVIINRLKAGNSPFVGGKDHTTHHLFFKGITEKRIAILYFLISSIGVFIAYRLIISFSTTLMYIGFSFALLVFITLYLNTVIKREK; the protein is encoded by the coding sequence ATGATTATTAATTACATTCTGCTCAAGTTTGTTCAAACATTGGGAATTCGTGGCAAAGAGCAACAACAGGTTCGATGGAACCCCAATTCTAAACCTGCCCTTGGCGGAATTTCATTTTATGTAATTTTTCTTTTCGCTTTTATTGTAACCATTTTTATATCCGAAAAATCAAATACAATTAATTTGAGACTAAGCGGAATTTTAATTGCCGGCACACTCGCCTTTGTTATGGGTTTAGCCGATGATGCCTTTAATACTCAACCATTATTAAAATTCTTAACACAAGTAATTTGTGGATTTGTTCTAATCGCCACCGGTCATTCCATCGGTATATTTCAAAACGATTTTTTAAATTATATACTAACTGTATTATGGGTTGTTGGATTTATGAATTCAATAAACATGCTCGACAATATGGATGGCATATCTACCATCGTGTCTATATGTATTTGCTTATTCACTATTTTACTGAACATTACTTTAATGCAAACTAAAAGTTATGCAAGCATTTTAAGTATTGGCTTACTTGGAGCCTTATGTGGTTTTTTGATTTATAATTTTCATCCTTCCAAAATGTTTATGGGTGATACGGGTAGCCAATTTTTAGGCTTATTTTTAGCTTGTATGGGAATTGATAATTGCTGGAATACAGACCTCCAATCTGACTTTAATTTTAATCATACTATACTAAATTTTTTAATAGTTGCGCTTGTTTTTTTAATTCCTTTAGTAGACACTATTACCGTGATTATAAATAGACTTAAAGCCGGGAATTCACCTTTTGTAGGTGGTAAAGATCATACCACACATCACTTATTTTTTAAGGGAATAACCGAGAAAAGAATCGCCATTTTGTATTTTCTCATTTCAAGTATAGGAGTTTTTATTGCTTACAGACTAATCATATCATTTTCAACTACATTAATGTATATTGGTTTTTCATTTGCTTTACTCGTTTTTATAACTTTGTATTTGAATACAGTGATTAAGCGGGAGAAATGA
- a CDS encoding lytic transglycosylase domain-containing protein, with protein sequence MIRHSIFKFFNNLTLGKLIILFFLIFSIAYIIFRSFISPSSVNNLSYSNNNFSVLGMNIPTHLDFCGEKIPSNNFAISKSLEKEFFTDKYWKTNSRALFLKAQKWFPYIEPILKKNGVPDDFKYVAFIESHLSNIKSPAGAAGFWQLIPSTARKYGLEVNEYIDERYHVEKSTEAACKLIKEAHKVFNNWTLAAAAYNRGIGGIQKALKVQNAESYYQLLLNNETGSFVYRILAYKTLFSSPKHFDIKLKKWKYLSLMELKQIKIDSSVQSISSLSKHIRVNNTVIKLFNPWILSDALPNPDQKLYIIRVPKNEKRDYSSYLRDLYGEDGRLNYDAKTQEEDSIPESLNITDSLQIEH encoded by the coding sequence ATGATACGCCATAGTATATTTAAGTTTTTTAATAATCTTACTTTAGGAAAACTAATTATACTTTTCTTTCTGATTTTTTCGATAGCTTATATTATTTTCCGAAGCTTTATTTCTCCTTCATCAGTAAATAACTTATCGTATTCAAATAATAATTTTAGTGTTCTCGGCATGAATATACCCACACATTTGGATTTTTGTGGTGAAAAAATACCTTCCAATAATTTTGCCATAAGCAAAAGTCTGGAAAAGGAATTTTTTACCGATAAATATTGGAAAACCAATTCGCGTGCACTATTTCTGAAAGCTCAAAAATGGTTTCCTTATATTGAACCCATTTTGAAAAAAAATGGAGTGCCTGACGATTTTAAATATGTAGCTTTCATTGAGAGTCATTTATCCAATATAAAATCGCCGGCCGGTGCTGCCGGATTTTGGCAATTGATACCTTCCACTGCCCGAAAATATGGATTAGAAGTGAATGAATACATTGATGAAAGATATCATGTGGAAAAATCAACCGAAGCAGCCTGTAAGCTGATAAAAGAAGCACACAAAGTTTTTAATAACTGGACATTAGCCGCCGCCGCCTATAACCGAGGAATTGGGGGAATACAAAAAGCTTTAAAAGTTCAAAACGCTGAAAGTTATTATCAGCTATTACTTAATAATGAAACCGGTAGTTTTGTTTATAGAATACTTGCTTATAAAACTTTGTTTTCAAGTCCTAAACACTTTGATATTAAACTAAAAAAATGGAAATATTTGTCTCTAATGGAGTTAAAACAAATTAAAATAGATTCCTCTGTTCAAAGTATATCTTCCTTATCAAAGCATATTCGGGTAAATAATACAGTAATCAAATTATTTAATCCGTGGATTTTATCAGATGCGCTACCAAACCCTGACCAAAAATTATATATTATTCGAGTACCAAAAAACGAAAAGCGCGACTATTCTTCTTATTTAAGAGATTTATATGGAGAAGATGGACGTTTAAACTACGATGCTAAAACTCAGGAAGAAGATTCAATTCCTGAAAGCCTAAATATTACAGACTCTTTGCAAATCGAGCATTAA
- a CDS encoding TIGR02757 family protein, protein MKSELRFSEIKDLLDHQHNRFNHPDFIENDPISIPHLFSKKEDIEIAGFLTATISWGNRKAILTNAKSMMQRMDNDPYHFVLNHTKKDLSNLNGFVHRTFNARDFEFFIKSLKNLYLKHQGLEGAFAVLNETGLADRIHHFRNLFLKINHPNRLEKHISDPLKNSSAKRICMYLRWMVRNDMRKVDFGIWKTIKPAELCLPLDIHTGNISRRLGILARTQNDWKSVTELTTFLRKCDANDPVKYDFALFGMGIEKLL, encoded by the coding sequence ATGAAAAGTGAACTTCGATTTTCAGAAATTAAAGATTTATTAGATCATCAGCATAATCGATTTAATCATCCCGATTTTATTGAAAATGATCCTATCAGCATTCCTCATCTTTTCAGTAAAAAAGAGGATATAGAAATTGCAGGTTTTTTAACGGCTACCATTTCATGGGGAAATAGAAAGGCAATTTTGACTAACGCTAAAAGCATGATGCAGCGGATGGACAATGACCCTTATCATTTTGTATTGAATCATACTAAAAAAGATTTATCAAATTTGAATGGATTTGTTCACCGAACTTTTAATGCCCGGGATTTTGAGTTTTTCATTAAATCATTAAAAAATTTATACCTCAAACATCAAGGATTAGAGGGCGCATTTGCAGTATTGAATGAAACGGGATTAGCTGATCGAATTCATCATTTTAGAAATCTGTTTTTAAAAATTAACCATCCAAACAGACTTGAAAAACACATATCAGATCCACTAAAAAACTCAAGCGCTAAAAGAATTTGCATGTACTTAAGGTGGATGGTAAGAAATGACATGAGAAAAGTTGACTTCGGTATATGGAAAACTATTAAACCGGCAGAATTATGTTTACCCCTGGATATACATACCGGTAATATTAGCCGGCGTTTGGGCATTTTAGCAAGAACACAAAATGATTGGAAGTCGGTGACCGAGCTAACAACTTTTTTAAGGAAATGCGACGCGAATGACCCGGTAAAATACGACTTTGCGCTATTTGGAATGGGGATAGAAAAACTTCTATAA
- the wecB gene encoding UDP-N-acetylglucosamine 2-epimerase (non-hydrolyzing): MIKIITVIGARPQIIKAAALSRAISNKFKSEIEEIIVHTGQHYDANMSGVFFDELNIPKPHYNLNTGSGSHGVQTAAMIVGIEEILVKEKPQAIVLYGDTNSTLAGAIAASKIHIPIIHIEAGLRSFNKAMPEEINRIMCDHASTLLFSPTKTGFANLLKEGFRDNNKAPYNSDNPKIYHCGDVMYDNSLFFSAIAEEKTSILNTLQLENGKFVLATIHRNNNTDDPTRLTAIFKALNRIAVENKIKVVLPLHPRTSKLLNQNLEAELLNEVKNNGLLHITEPASFLEMIALEKNCKMVITDSGGVQKEAFYFEKPCIILRPETEWVELVECGTAVIADANEKKIVAAYQNFLNANNLDFPKLYGDGHAAEFICAQIVENFKSKI; this comes from the coding sequence ATGATTAAGATAATAACGGTAATAGGAGCCCGACCACAAATTATAAAAGCCGCGGCATTAAGCAGAGCCATTTCAAATAAATTTAAATCTGAAATCGAGGAAATCATTGTTCACACCGGGCAACATTACGATGCCAATATGAGTGGTGTTTTTTTTGATGAACTCAATATCCCTAAACCTCATTATAATTTAAATACCGGTAGCGGAAGTCATGGCGTACAAACCGCTGCCATGATTGTTGGAATAGAGGAAATATTAGTAAAAGAAAAACCACAAGCTATTGTTCTTTATGGTGATACTAATTCTACCTTGGCCGGAGCAATTGCTGCCAGTAAAATTCACATTCCTATTATACATATTGAAGCCGGATTGCGATCGTTTAATAAAGCGATGCCTGAAGAAATAAATCGCATCATGTGTGATCATGCCAGTACATTGCTTTTTTCTCCTACAAAAACCGGATTCGCTAATTTATTAAAAGAAGGTTTTCGGGATAATAATAAAGCACCTTATAATTCTGATAATCCTAAAATATATCATTGCGGCGATGTGATGTATGATAATAGTTTATTTTTTTCGGCAATTGCTGAAGAAAAAACATCAATTTTAAATACACTGCAATTAGAAAATGGAAAATTTGTGTTGGCCACCATACATAGAAATAACAATACAGATGACCCTACACGATTAACAGCCATTTTTAAGGCTTTAAATCGTATTGCCGTTGAAAATAAAATTAAAGTTGTTTTGCCTTTACATCCGCGTACTTCAAAATTACTGAATCAAAATCTGGAAGCTGAGTTATTAAACGAAGTTAAAAATAATGGATTATTGCATATCACTGAGCCGGCCAGTTTTTTAGAAATGATTGCCTTAGAAAAAAATTGTAAAATGGTGATTACCGATAGTGGGGGAGTGCAAAAGGAAGCGTTTTATTTTGAAAAACCATGTATAATTCTTAGGCCGGAAACTGAATGGGTTGAACTTGTGGAATGCGGAACAGCCGTTATTGCAGATGCGAATGAGAAAAAAATTGTTGCTGCTTATCAAAATTTTTTAAATGCAAACAATTTAGATTTTCCAAAATTGTATGGCGATGGACATGCTGCTGAATTTATTTGCGCTCAAATTGTCGAAAATTTCAAATCAAAAATTTAA
- a CDS encoding PAS domain S-box protein, whose product MDKNTSSKTDINPYFNALTGLIKDIVVLVDPDKLTINYISYTQPGYDEESVLGTTVLNYVPPAYQDSYSAVLKKVKETKEKAQFELEVLNNLNPDENVWYELNISAVLNDKKEVENILVISKDISASKKMDNELKNKREKLFSIINNTEDIILSIDREHRITECNAAFIKQVEKLGVNSEIIGKDVLNFIDPTKHEKLKEIYKKVFKGEFIRETEKFTISNSNYLFFETSYHPIFDYDRKIIGISIFSKDITEQKINEESLLNALKEKELLLSEIHHRIKNNLALVSSMLQLKEMNIDNDKAKEALADSRKRIKSTALVHELLYRKEKFDKISIKEHIIEVFNNINANPHFSLKFEGQDCVVDLKQALPFGLLIHELIMNSLKHSFKQGVNSQIKITSDIKNGEINLTYCDCNGEFPANIDFNDTTTTGLMLIHTFIEQLNGKIELVNRTPPSYQIKFPTS is encoded by the coding sequence ATGGATAAAAACACATCTTCAAAAACTGATATTAACCCTTACTTTAACGCGCTTACCGGTTTAATTAAGGATATTGTAGTTTTGGTTGACCCAGATAAATTAACTATTAATTACATCAGTTACACCCAACCCGGTTATGATGAAGAAAGTGTATTAGGAACTACCGTACTCAATTATGTGCCTCCTGCTTATCAAGATTCTTACAGCGCGGTTTTAAAGAAAGTAAAAGAAACAAAAGAGAAAGCCCAATTTGAATTAGAAGTATTAAATAATTTAAATCCGGATGAGAATGTTTGGTATGAATTAAATATTTCAGCCGTATTGAATGATAAAAAAGAAGTTGAAAATATCCTTGTGATTTCTAAAGACATATCTGCTTCCAAAAAAATGGATAATGAATTAAAAAACAAGAGAGAGAAACTATTTTCAATTATCAATAATACAGAAGATATTATTTTATCCATAGATCGTGAACATAGAATTACGGAATGTAATGCAGCTTTTATAAAGCAAGTTGAAAAACTTGGGGTAAATTCAGAGATAATTGGCAAAGATGTATTAAATTTTATTGATCCAACCAAACACGAAAAATTAAAGGAAATTTATAAAAAAGTTTTTAAAGGAGAATTTATTCGTGAAACTGAAAAATTTACCATTTCCAATTCAAATTATTTATTTTTCGAAACCAGCTATCATCCTATATTTGATTATGACCGTAAAATAATTGGAATATCTATTTTTTCTAAAGACATCACAGAACAAAAAATAAATGAAGAATCGCTGCTTAATGCATTAAAGGAAAAAGAACTGTTATTATCCGAAATTCACCATCGTATTAAAAATAATCTTGCGCTAGTTTCCAGTATGCTGCAGTTAAAAGAAATGAACATTGATAATGATAAAGCAAAAGAGGCATTAGCAGATAGTCGAAAACGTATTAAATCTACTGCCTTGGTTCATGAGCTATTATACCGAAAAGAAAAGTTTGATAAAATAAGTATCAAAGAACATATAATTGAAGTATTTAATAATATTAATGCCAACCCTCATTTTTCTTTAAAATTTGAAGGCCAAGATTGTGTGGTAGATTTAAAACAGGCTTTACCATTTGGTTTATTAATTCATGAATTAATCATGAATTCTCTCAAACATTCCTTCAAACAAGGCGTGAATTCGCAAATTAAAATTACTTCGGATATAAAAAACGGAGAAATAAATTTAACCTATTGTGACTGTAATGGTGAATTTCCAGCCAATATTGATTTTAATGATACAACCACAACGGGATTAATGCTAATTCATACCTTTATTGAACAGCTTAACGGAAAAATAGAATTAGTCAATAGAACTCCTCCTTCTTACCAGATAAAATTTCCCACTTCGTGA
- the rfbC gene encoding dTDP-4-dehydrorhamnose 3,5-epimerase, whose product MEVIKTKINDLIIIQPKVFADERGYFFESYNESVFKAHQLDLKFVQDNQSLSQKGVLRGLHFQNPPHAQGKLVRVITGAVLDVAVDIRKNSPTYGQWHAVELTEENKTMFYIPPGFAHGFATLRDNTIFSYKCTNIYNKDSEGCILWNDPDLNIDWRVSNPKLSDKDLTGEKFSDFKSNF is encoded by the coding sequence ATGGAGGTTATTAAAACAAAAATAAATGATCTAATCATCATTCAACCCAAAGTGTTTGCCGATGAAAGAGGTTATTTTTTTGAAAGTTATAATGAAAGTGTATTTAAAGCGCACCAATTAGATTTAAAATTTGTGCAGGATAATCAGTCTTTATCACAAAAAGGTGTATTAAGAGGTTTACATTTTCAGAATCCACCACATGCGCAGGGAAAATTAGTTCGTGTAATAACAGGCGCTGTACTTGATGTTGCTGTTGATATTCGTAAAAACTCTCCCACCTATGGTCAATGGCATGCTGTAGAATTAACTGAAGAAAATAAAACCATGTTTTATATTCCACCCGGTTTTGCTCATGGTTTTGCCACACTCCGAGATAACACCATTTTCTCTTATAAGTGCACCAACATTTACAATAAAGATTCTGAAGGTTGCATTCTTTGGAATGATCCTGATTTAAATATTGATTGGAGAGTTTCTAATCCAAAACTTTCAGATAAAGATCTAACAGGAGAAAAATTCAGCGATTTTAAAAGTAACTTTTAA
- a CDS encoding MFS transporter — translation MSFFKAESLQILKIPEFRLFVFARFILTLAIQMQFATISLQIYYEYTKEELALGLIGLAEALPFILSSFFSGYLADKIARKRIILAAIFFLLLGAVVLFLNSDSSFKFLRSFGMSTLFVIVFIFGIVRSFLASTMPAFMSQIVPRSLYTHSATWNSTGWHIGSILGPVIAGILYSINDKFNANLCHGIEVVLFAITFILIYLIKNKGIPSNQNAKESVMDSMKVGLRFVLKNKMVFSALSLDLFAVLFGGAVAIIPAFTDKVLHLGPEAYGLLRTAPAIGAVIMALIMVFIPPAKKAGLAMLWSVFAFGLFTILFGLSVNYWIAFTCLALTGAFDNVSVVVRHSILQLSTPDHMRGRVSAINSIFIGSSNEIGAFESGASAKLIGLIPSIVLGGVLTIGVVLGVNRLNPELKKLDLSEL, via the coding sequence ATGTCCTTTTTCAAAGCTGAATCGCTACAAATTTTAAAAATACCCGAGTTCAGATTATTCGTTTTTGCACGTTTTATTCTTACGCTGGCCATTCAAATGCAATTTGCTACCATTAGCCTTCAAATTTATTATGAATACACCAAAGAAGAATTAGCCCTGGGATTAATTGGTTTGGCAGAGGCCCTTCCTTTTATTTTATCTTCTTTTTTTAGCGGTTATTTGGCTGATAAAATTGCACGGAAAAGAATTATTCTGGCTGCTATATTTTTTCTTTTATTGGGCGCCGTTGTTCTTTTTTTAAATAGTGATTCTTCTTTTAAGTTTCTCCGTTCTTTTGGTATGAGTACCCTTTTTGTAATCGTTTTTATTTTCGGAATTGTACGCTCCTTTTTAGCGTCAACTATGCCCGCATTTATGAGTCAAATCGTGCCTCGTTCTCTATATACGCATTCAGCTACCTGGAACAGCACAGGTTGGCACATTGGTTCAATCTTGGGTCCTGTAATAGCCGGTATTTTATATTCGATAAATGATAAGTTTAATGCGAATTTATGTCATGGTATTGAAGTGGTATTGTTTGCCATTACGTTTATATTAATTTACCTCATTAAGAATAAAGGCATACCCAGCAATCAAAATGCAAAAGAATCGGTTATGGATAGCATGAAAGTGGGTTTACGTTTTGTATTAAAAAACAAAATGGTATTTAGTGCATTATCACTTGATTTATTTGCCGTTTTATTTGGTGGGGCCGTTGCCATTATACCGGCATTTACGGATAAAGTTTTGCATTTGGGACCCGAAGCCTACGGTTTATTAAGAACTGCGCCTGCTATTGGTGCTGTTATAATGGCTTTAATAATGGTATTTATTCCCCCGGCTAAAAAAGCAGGCTTGGCCATGTTATGGTCGGTTTTTGCATTTGGATTATTTACCATATTGTTTGGCTTAAGTGTAAACTACTGGATTGCTTTTACCTGCCTGGCATTAACCGGAGCCTTTGATAATGTGAGTGTGGTTGTTCGGCATTCTATTCTTCAATTAAGTACCCCTGATCATATGCGGGGAAGAGTAAGTGCTATTAACAGCATTTTTATTGGCAGTAGTAATGAAATAGGTGCTTTTGAAAGTGGGGCAAGCGCTAAATTAATTGGCTTAATTCCTTCTATTGTATTGGGGGGTGTATTAACTATTGGTGTTGTGCTGGGTGTTAACCGTTTAAATCCTGAATTGAAAAAACTCGATTTATCTGAATTATGA
- a CDS encoding tetratricopeptide repeat protein, with protein sequence MNWIKIGCLLTLFSLRCIAQEGLEKKYKRIDSLKFILAESKIDTVKVDVLIKIAKSYLRIDEVDEAVNAAADALTISGNIGFKKGIALSYMLLASTSRDKADYDKSEEYYNKSLIIFQELKDQKNIGLIYGHLGILYRLKGDLYQSKKCQEKSLLIAKETKDSSAICTSLNSLGAVSFEIGERSIALDYYIQASRIAQKLNLKKEIASTLNNIANIYISSNNFEKAIEYYERALQINEEMGYKKWQAINLSNLASCYSHLKNYDKALELLHLSKQIRDELGDKKGLTFVIFNLAETYSFMGSIDEAIANYNACLNSVIELGDKNKMADCYVRLGLIYAKKGDKKKAVEYIEKAIQIASKLESRFVFIDIYYNASEVYNILKNFELAFKYHKGYTQISDSFINQKNNEQIALLNTKYDAEQKDIQIKLLNIENEKNQAINESTQKEKNIIIVSGSSILLLIFIVTIITFRAYRRKKKDNKEIKTQKEIVESKRKEVEASITYAYRIQSAILPSDQFIADTLPHAFVIYKPKDIVSGDFYWVEKIRNKILIAVVDCTGHGVPGAMMSVVGYNALNRTVKEFNLSKPSLILDKLNELVEDTFAKSKSTLMDGMDISLCLFDPDSLVIEWAGANNPLWIISNNELVEIKGDKQPIGKFENRKPFTNHTKQLKKGDQLVLLSDGFADQFGGPKGKKFKYKKLMQVLLELQGKATVEQKINLEQEFETWKGNQEQVDDVCLFGLNV encoded by the coding sequence GTGAATTGGATAAAAATAGGCTGTCTTTTGACTTTGTTTTCTTTGCGTTGTATAGCGCAAGAAGGCTTAGAGAAAAAGTATAAAAGGATCGATTCTTTAAAATTTATACTTGCCGAAAGCAAAATAGATACCGTTAAAGTTGATGTTTTAATTAAAATCGCAAAATCGTATTTAAGAATTGACGAAGTGGATGAAGCGGTTAATGCAGCTGCCGACGCACTTACTATTTCCGGAAATATAGGATTTAAGAAAGGAATTGCATTATCCTATATGTTACTTGCATCTACTAGTAGAGATAAAGCCGATTACGATAAAAGTGAAGAGTATTATAACAAATCCCTAATCATTTTTCAGGAGCTAAAGGATCAAAAAAATATTGGCTTAATATATGGTCATTTAGGCATACTTTATCGTTTAAAAGGAGACTTATATCAATCGAAAAAATGTCAAGAGAAATCACTTCTGATAGCTAAAGAAACTAAAGATTCTTCGGCTATTTGTACTTCTTTAAATTCCTTAGGCGCAGTATCCTTTGAAATTGGTGAAAGATCTATTGCACTTGATTATTATATTCAGGCTTCCCGAATTGCTCAAAAATTAAATTTAAAAAAAGAAATTGCCTCTACCTTAAATAACATAGCTAATATTTATATTTCCTCAAATAATTTTGAGAAAGCAATAGAGTATTACGAAAGAGCTTTGCAAATAAATGAAGAAATGGGTTATAAAAAGTGGCAGGCTATTAATTTATCCAATTTAGCCAGTTGTTATAGTCATTTAAAAAATTACGATAAAGCCTTAGAATTATTGCATTTGTCTAAACAAATAAGAGATGAATTGGGCGATAAAAAGGGCTTAACTTTTGTAATCTTTAATTTGGCTGAAACATATTCATTTATGGGAAGTATAGACGAAGCAATTGCTAATTACAATGCTTGTTTAAATTCTGTTATTGAATTGGGGGATAAAAATAAAATGGCAGATTGTTATGTTAGACTTGGACTCATTTACGCTAAAAAAGGAGATAAAAAGAAAGCAGTTGAATATATTGAAAAAGCCATTCAAATTGCTTCAAAACTAGAGTCTAGGTTTGTTTTCATTGATATATACTATAACGCTTCAGAAGTATACAATATTTTGAAAAATTTTGAGTTAGCGTTTAAATATCATAAAGGCTATACTCAAATTAGTGATTCGTTTATCAATCAGAAAAACAATGAACAAATTGCGTTGTTGAATACTAAATATGATGCCGAACAAAAGGATATACAGATTAAATTATTGAATATTGAAAATGAAAAAAATCAGGCGATTAACGAGTCTACACAAAAAGAAAAAAATATTATTATTGTTTCCGGGTCTTCCATTTTGTTATTGATTTTCATTGTTACTATCATTACGTTCAGAGCTTATCGTAGAAAAAAGAAAGACAATAAAGAAATTAAAACTCAAAAGGAAATTGTAGAAAGTAAAAGAAAAGAAGTGGAGGCCAGTATTACTTATGCTTATCGTATTCAATCGGCCATTTTACCTTCAGATCAATTTATAGCAGATACTTTACCGCACGCATTCGTTATTTATAAACCAAAAGATATTGTAAGTGGAGATTTTTATTGGGTAGAAAAAATCCGCAATAAAATACTAATTGCTGTGGTTGATTGCACAGGTCATGGAGTTCCAGGTGCTATGATGAGTGTAGTGGGCTATAACGCATTAAACCGTACAGTTAAAGAATTTAATTTATCGAAACCTTCATTAATATTGGATAAACTGAATGAGTTGGTAGAAGATACATTCGCCAAATCAAAATCTACTTTAATGGACGGAATGGATATATCACTGTGTTTATTTGATCCTGATAGTCTTGTTATTGAATGGGCAGGCGCTAATAATCCTTTATGGATAATTAGCAATAATGAATTAGTTGAAATTAAAGGCGACAAGCAACCTATTGGTAAATTTGAAAATCGAAAACCGTTTACCAATCACACTAAACAACTAAAAAAAGGAGATCAATTGGTTTTACTAAGTGATGGCTTTGCAGATCAATTCGGCGGACCAAAAGGAAAGAAATTTAAGTACAAAAAATTAATGCAAGTATTACTCGAGTTACAAGGCAAAGCAACGGTGGAACAAAAAATCAATCTGGAGCAAGAATTTGAAACTTGGAAAGGTAATCAAGAACAAGTTGACGATGTGTGTCTGTTTGGATTAAATGTTTAA
- the radC gene encoding DNA repair protein RadC, protein MNALEQRITLKFLAEADRPREKMANKGRAYLSDAELLAILLGSGNKKETAVQLAQRILSDQENNINKLAKLDINALKKYNGVGEAKAIHIVAAFELGRRRIGLDTDPIQKIQSSKNAYDILKKYLSDLPHEEFYVLYLNRANQIIKEESISKGGVSGTVVDIKIICKKALELYATGIIMAHNHPSGQLQPSSEDKHITKKIKEALTLFEIQLLDHLIIGDQNYLSFNDEGIL, encoded by the coding sequence ATGAATGCATTGGAACAAAGAATAACACTAAAGTTTTTGGCTGAGGCCGATAGACCCAGGGAAAAAATGGCCAATAAAGGCAGGGCTTATTTGAGCGATGCTGAATTGCTAGCCATACTTTTAGGTTCGGGAAATAAAAAAGAAACAGCAGTACAACTTGCTCAGCGTATTTTAAGTGATCAGGAAAATAACATCAATAAACTGGCCAAATTAGATATTAATGCGCTCAAGAAATACAATGGAGTAGGCGAAGCCAAGGCTATACATATTGTTGCCGCTTTTGAATTGGGTAGGAGAAGGATTGGACTTGATACAGATCCTATTCAAAAAATTCAGTCCAGTAAAAATGCCTATGATATTTTGAAAAAGTATTTGAGTGATTTACCTCATGAAGAATTTTATGTTTTGTATTTAAATAGAGCCAATCAAATAATAAAAGAAGAATCGATTAGTAAAGGCGGGGTTAGCGGAACAGTAGTAGATATTAAAATAATATGTAAAAAAGCGCTTGAATTATATGCAACCGGCATTATTATGGCACATAATCATCCAAGTGGCCAACTTCAACCTAGTAGTGAAGATAAGCATATCACCAAAAAGATTAAGGAGGCATTAACTTTATTTGAAATTCAATTATTGGATCATTTAATAATAGGCGATCAAAATTACTTAAGTTTTAACGATGAAGGAATACTTTAA